The region CCCATAATAGCCGCAAATTCTCCTTCCTTTACTTCAAACGAAAGTTTATTCAGCGCTATGGTTTGTACCTCTTCGGTTTGATAATATTTCTCGAGATTGGTAATTTTTATCATTTTGATCAGATTTATCTTTTAATTTTTTCTTTAATATTCTTAATCTAAAACTAGTTCTTCAATATCACCAAAATTAGAATAACTGGAAGTAATTACCCTATCTCCAGGTTCAATCCCTTCAAGGACTTCATAATATTCGGTATTTTGACTCCCTAATTGAATGGGAGCTTTATACGCCGTTTTTCCATCCTCACTCAATTTAAAAACCCAGTTCCCACCAGTTTGCTGGAAAAATCCTCCCTTAGGAATTAATATCGCTTCTTTCTCCTGGCTTAGGGCCAGCCTAATCTGAAACGTTTGTCCGCGGCGCAGGTTCTTTGGCTCTTCCTCTTTAAATTCCATGTCTACCTGGAAGCGGCCATTATTTACTTGAGTATATACTTTCTTGATCTCCAAAATGACTTCTTCCCCATTAATATTAAAGGTTCCCTCCTGCCCGGTTACGATTCTTGAAATATAATGTTCGTCTATTTCTGCCCTAATTTTGTATCCGCTAAGCACATCTATTTGCCCTAGACGTTCTCCTTTAGTCTTAGATTCCCCAATTTCAGCATTTAGCGAGGTAAGCTGTCCATCTATTGGCGCTCTAACCATCAAATCTTCTACTTTTTTCCGCATCAATTCAAGCGCTTTTTGAGTACGCTGATAGGATTCCCTGCTCTGAGTAATTTCCTGTTTTGTAGCGATAGAATCTTGCTCCATGACCTCTTTTGCCAACTTCATACGTTCCTTTTGATACGTGTAATTATTCTTAGATTCCAGATACTCCTGTTTGCCGATAGCCCCTTTTTCCAATAATCGTTTATTTAATTTATAAACCCTGTCTGCCTCCTTTAAGCTATTTTCAACATCAGTCAATTGGTTTAATCGATTAATAGTGTTTTGCCTGGCTGCGGTTTGCGAAATTTGCATTTGAGTAAGTAAATCGTACACCGAGGTTTCTTGATTGACCAGGCTTAATTCCAAATCGGTATTCGAAAGCCTTAGGATGGGTTCACCTTCCTCCATCATTGCTCCATCTTCCACAAATTTTTCTTCTACACGCCCACCTTCAATAGCATCCAGGTAAATAGTTTTTATTGGCAGCACCGCTCCGTTTACTGGTATATTCTCCTGAAAATTTCCTTTCTTTACTTCACTAATGCTTATCCTTTCTTTTTCAACATTCAATTTGGAATTTCCTGTAGAAGAAATTAACACAAAGACGATTAGTGCAACGATTAAAACCGATCCTCCAATTATGGCGATCTTTTTAGGGGTAAAGCGTTTCTTTTTAAGCGGTATGTCCATAAAATAATTTGTTTCCTATTAGTTTATAGACAATACAGTGCCATAAACTTAAGCGCTTATAAATCATATATTTATAGTTTTTTAATGAATAAAAAGTGTTCATTTTCGAACACCTGGTGTTCGCTTATAATACAATTTTGTTGTGGTGGTTTTTTGTCTTGTTGAAATTCTAAAGCCTTCTGATTAAATTGTAATATTGTAGCTATGCAACTTAAGAATGCCAAAATACTTATTATAGACGATGATCAGGACGTACTGACTGCGCTTCGCCTTTTGTTAAAACCTTTTGTTGTTGAAATTACTGTTGAAAAACAACCCGGAAATATAAATTCCCTACTTACAGCTTCTCGTTTTGATGTGGTGATTTTGGATATGAACTTTAACGGACTCGTAAATACGGGAAATGAAGGTATTTTTTGGCTTAAAAGGATTAAGGAAATTACGCCAGATATCGATGTAGTTTTAATAACGGCTTACGGTGATATTGATCTTGCCATACGATCTTTAAAAGAAGGTGCTTCAGATTTTATAGTCAAACCCTGGCAGAATAAAAAGGTAATCGAGTCTTTGCAGGAAATGCTTCAAAACAGGAAAAGCAAAGGAAAATCTATAAAAACCAATACGAACGGATCTAAAATAATAGGTGAAAGCGCAGAAATTCGGGAGGTTTTTCAAAAAATACAGAAAGTAGCACCAACCGATGCGAATATTTTAATCCTGGGAGAAAACGGTACTGGAAAAGATCTGGTGGCTAGAGCCATTCACGACAACTCAAACAGAAAAAATAAAGCTTTCGTAAAAGTTGATGTGGGCGCGCTTACTTCAACCCTATTTGAGAGTGAATTGTTCGGGTATAAAAAAGGTGCTTTTACCGATGCCAGAGAAGACCGAAAAGGTAGATTTGAAGCTGCTCAAGGCGGTACACTTTTTCTTGATGAAATAGGGAATATAAGTCTTAGCCAACAGGCAAGATTACTCACTGTACTTCAAAACCGGCAGATTAGTCCGCTTGGATCTAATGAAGTGATCCCGATAGATATTCGGCTGATTTGCGCCACCAACCTAGATATTTCAGAATTATCTAATGAAGCTAAATTCAGAAAAGATTTAATTTACCGAATAAATACGGTAGACATTATTGTACCACCGTTACGATTGCGAGGCACCGATATTACCTTGCTCACCAGGTATTTTTTGGAGCTTTATTCTGAAAAGTATGCCAAAGGTCCGTTTAAATTGGATCCAGGATTTTTAAGTAAATTAAAAAATCACAACTTTCCGGGTAACATCCGGGAATTGCAATTTGTAATCGAGCGGGCGGTGATTATGACAGAAGGTTCTTTCCTTACCGCAAACGACCTTTCATTTTCAGCAATAGAGAGTAAAATAGAAAATAATGATATTGAAGATACCCGCCTGGAAACTGTCGAAAAGAATACCATCTTAAAGGTTATCGATAAAAACAGGGGGAATATTTCTAAATCTGCGAAAGAACTGGGAATTACAAGGGCCGCACTTTATAGAAGACTAGAGAAATATGACCTTTAAAAGCTATCATACCGGAGTTTTTATTCGGATTTTTCTTTTGATTATCGTCATTGGAATTTTAATGTTTGCCGTTCTTAAAACCTATTATTTATTAGCAACGGCTTCGCTGGTTATATTAATACTAATTACTTATGAATTTTTCCGTTTTCTAAGTCGGCGTTTTGACATTATAAAAGATTTTTTTGAATCTATTAAATACCGTGATTTTTCCAGGCATTATCTGGAAAAGAACAAATCCCCGGATATTCAATCTTTATATCAGGGTTTTAATACTGTGAATAAAGTGATAAGGGAAATAAATTCAGAAAAAGAAACACAATACCTGTATTTGCAAAAAATACTCGAACTTATTGATATTGGGATTCTCGCTTATAACACAAAAAATGGTGAAGTCTTGTGGGCGAATGAAGCTTTTCAGAATTCATTGGATTTCCCTTCTTTTAAGAATATCAGTTTTGTGAAAAGTAGAAATAAGGAAGTGAATCAACTCCTTTTTGAAAATTTTTATTCAGAAGCAAACGCCCTGGAAATACCGATTAAAAAAGAAACCATTAAAGTCTTAATATCGAATGCCCTTTTCAATGTTGGAGAAAAATCATTTAAATTAATTGTGCTCCATAATATTGAAGACACCCTGAATAAAACAGAATCTGAAGCCTGGAAAAAATTGCTTAGTGTCATGACGCACGAAATTATGAACTCCATCGCCCCTATTTCTTCGCTGGCTGGTACGCTAAAATTTCAGGCAGAGATGCACCAACAAAATCCGAAAGAAAATAGCCTAGATATTGAAGATCTTAATGCCGGTTTATCTAGCATAGAAAAACGAAGTGAAGGCTTACTGAAATTTGCAAAAACCTATCGCAGTTTGAGTAAAGTCACCAAGATTGATAAAGAACAAATTCAATTAAGTGAATTGTTTAAAAATTTGCAAAACCTATTAAAACCGGGGAAAGAAAAAAATATACTATTGGATTTTGAATTAAAAGATTCCAATTTAAAGGTGGAAGCTGATGCCTATTTGTTGGAACAGGTTTTAATAAACCTCATCCTTAATGCCACCGAAGCTTGTGAAAATACCCCAAACCCGAGAGTAAAAGTTTTAGCCCAAAAGAAATTTGACGGGCAGGTGGTAATTTCGGTTACCGATAATGGCCCCGGAATTCCAGAGGAAATTAAAGACCGAATTTTTGTTCCTTTTTTCACCACAAAAAAAGAAGGCAGCGGTATTGGATTAAGCCTTTCCAAACAAAT is a window of Salegentibacter salegens DNA encoding:
- a CDS encoding sensor histidine kinase; this encodes MTFKSYHTGVFIRIFLLIIVIGILMFAVLKTYYLLATASLVILILITYEFFRFLSRRFDIIKDFFESIKYRDFSRHYLEKNKSPDIQSLYQGFNTVNKVIREINSEKETQYLYLQKILELIDIGILAYNTKNGEVLWANEAFQNSLDFPSFKNISFVKSRNKEVNQLLFENFYSEANALEIPIKKETIKVLISNALFNVGEKSFKLIVLHNIEDTLNKTESEAWKKLLSVMTHEIMNSIAPISSLAGTLKFQAEMHQQNPKENSLDIEDLNAGLSSIEKRSEGLLKFAKTYRSLSKVTKIDKEQIQLSELFKNLQNLLKPGKEKNILLDFELKDSNLKVEADAYLLEQVLINLILNATEACENTPNPRVKVLAQKKFDGQVVISVTDNGPGIPEEIKDRIFVPFFTTKKEGSGIGLSLSKQIMTLHGGKIQVISKQNKGTLISLIFKENTVSTQR
- a CDS encoding sigma-54-dependent transcriptional regulator translates to MQLKNAKILIIDDDQDVLTALRLLLKPFVVEITVEKQPGNINSLLTASRFDVVILDMNFNGLVNTGNEGIFWLKRIKEITPDIDVVLITAYGDIDLAIRSLKEGASDFIVKPWQNKKVIESLQEMLQNRKSKGKSIKTNTNGSKIIGESAEIREVFQKIQKVAPTDANILILGENGTGKDLVARAIHDNSNRKNKAFVKVDVGALTSTLFESELFGYKKGAFTDAREDRKGRFEAAQGGTLFLDEIGNISLSQQARLLTVLQNRQISPLGSNEVIPIDIRLICATNLDISELSNEAKFRKDLIYRINTVDIIVPPLRLRGTDITLLTRYFLELYSEKYAKGPFKLDPGFLSKLKNHNFPGNIRELQFVIERAVIMTEGSFLTANDLSFSAIESKIENNDIEDTRLETVEKNTILKVIDKNRGNISKSAKELGITRAALYRRLEKYDL
- a CDS encoding efflux RND transporter periplasmic adaptor subunit — its product is MDIPLKKKRFTPKKIAIIGGSVLIVALIVFVLISSTGNSKLNVEKERISISEVKKGNFQENIPVNGAVLPIKTIYLDAIEGGRVEEKFVEDGAMMEEGEPILRLSNTDLELSLVNQETSVYDLLTQMQISQTAARQNTINRLNQLTDVENSLKEADRVYKLNKRLLEKGAIGKQEYLESKNNYTYQKERMKLAKEVMEQDSIATKQEITQSRESYQRTQKALELMRKKVEDLMVRAPIDGQLTSLNAEIGESKTKGERLGQIDVLSGYKIRAEIDEHYISRIVTGQEGTFNINGEEVILEIKKVYTQVNNGRFQVDMEFKEEEPKNLRRGQTFQIRLALSQEKEAILIPKGGFFQQTGGNWVFKLSEDGKTAYKAPIQLGSQNTEYYEVLEGIEPGDRVITSSYSNFGDIEELVLD